A window of Cydia pomonella isolate Wapato2018A chromosome 22, ilCydPomo1, whole genome shotgun sequence contains these coding sequences:
- the LOC133530338 gene encoding digestive cysteine proteinase 1 has protein sequence MLLLVLCLTAAAAGYVDKQAPPQWSPVYSVKGALMIPYAELVEPFSAWFDSKNGKSRIDYYGQMVKTYQLTSTVYPKYGTMIKIAPVTTETVLNKQTCLQVNGTDGQTVNIQNVLPDMTDFKYIGTENMRDTETTKWRMTTTVGDKINKYTVWVKYKKDLRGDALPIPIRYEMKGFNSLLGSHYDHYYIEYMDYDVEDIDPDVFKIDPGMECTSFPGPGSRHMATFNPMKEFVHPVHDGHVHDEFNRFKNKHGKTYHGDVEHEKRLNIFRQNLRFVHSHNRARRGYTMAVNHLADRTDDELAALRGRKYSGPNPGLPFPYGQEDIEAESDKLPSEHDWRLFGAVTPVKDQSVCGSCWSFGTAGAVEGALFLKNGNHLVRLSQQALVDCSWGFGNNGCDGGEDYRAYQWIMKHGLPTEEDYGGYLGQDGYCHIDNVTLVTSIKGWVNVTTNDEKALRLAIFKHGPVSVAIDASHKTFSFYSHGVYYEPQCKSKVEDLDHAVLAVGYGILNGQKYWLVKNSWSNMWGNDGYVLMSSKDNNCGVMSAPTYVLM, from the exons AAGCCCCTCCTCAATGGAGCCCCGTGTACTCCGTGAAGGGCGCGCTGATGATTCCCTACGCTGAACTGGTCGAACCATTCTCTGCATG GTTTGACAGCAAGAATGGCAAGTCCCGCATCGACTACTACGGTCAGATGGTCAAGACCTACCAGTTGACCTCAACAGTGTACCCGAAATACGGCACAATGATCAAA atcGCGCCGGTGACCACCGAGACCGTCCTGAACAAGCAGACGTGTCTGCAAGTGAAcgggacggacggacagacggtcAATATACAAAACGTCCTCCCCGACATGACGGACTTCAAGTACATTG GCACTGAAAACATGCGTGACACCGAGACCACAAAATGGCGGATGACGACCACTGTGGGCGACAAAATTAACAAGTACACCGTGTGGGTCAAATACAAGAAGGACCTCAGAGGAGACGCTCTGCCCATACCAATCAG atACGAGATGAAGGGTTTCAACTCCCTGCTGGGCTCGCACTACGACCACTACTACATCGAGTATATGGACTACGATGTTGAGGACATTGACCCTGACGTCTTTAAAATTGACCCGG GTATGGAGTGCACTTCGTTCCCCGGGCCTGGGAGCCGGCACATGGCCACCTTCAACCCCATGAAGGAGTTCGTGCACCCCGTGCACGACGGGCACGTGCACGACGAGTTCAACAG ATTCAAGAACAAGCACGGCAAGACATACCACGGTGACGTGGAACACGAGAAACGCTTGAACATCTTCCGGCAGAACCTCCGCTTCGTCCACTCGCACAACCGCGCCCGACGCGGCTACACCATGGCCGTCAACCATCTGGCGGACAGGACTGATGATGAACTGGCTGCCTTGAGGGGGAGGAAATATAGTGGACCCAACCCAG gCCTGCCATTCCCATACGGGCAGGAGGACATCGAAGCGGAGAGCGACAAGCTGCCTTCAGAACACGACTGGAGACTCTTCGGTGCCGTTACTCCCGTTAAAG ACCAGTCGGTGTGCGGGTCGTGCTGGTCGTTCGGCACGGCGGGCGCGGTGGAGGGCGCGCTGTTCCTGAAGAACGGGAACCACCTCGTGCGCCTCAGCCAGCAGGCGCTCGTCGACTGCTCCTGGGG TTTCGGTAACAACGGGTGCGACGGCGGCGAGGACTACCGCGCCTACCAGTGGATCATGAAGCACGGCTTGCCTACCGAGGAGGACTATGGCGGCTACCTGGGACAG GACGGGTACTGCCACATCGACAACGTGACCCTCGTGACCTCCATCAAGGGCTGGGTCAACGTCACCACCAACGACGAAAAGGCTCTCAGG CTGGCCATCTTCAAGCACGGCCCCGTCTCGGTGGCCATCGACGCGTCGCACAAGACGTTCAGCTTCTATTCTCATGGCGTCTACTACGAGCCCCAATg CAAAAGCAAGGTGGAAGACCTGGACCACGCGGTGCTGGCGGTCGGCTACGGCATCCTCAACGGACAGAAGTACTGGCTGGTGAAGAACTCGTGGTCCAACATGTGGGGCAACGACGGCTACGTGCTAATGTCGTCCAAGGACAACAACTGCGGCGTCATGAGTGCGCCCACTTACGTACTCATGTAG